The following are encoded together in the Balaenoptera acutorostrata chromosome 9, mBalAcu1.1, whole genome shotgun sequence genome:
- the LOC114236537 gene encoding LOW QUALITY PROTEIN: olfactory receptor 51I1-like (The sequence of the model RefSeq protein was modified relative to this genomic sequence to represent the inferred CDS: inserted 1 base in 1 codon; substituted 1 base at 1 genomic stop codon) — translation MRHNPHNSSELPTFTLTGLPGLETFQHWMFLLFGTLYIVPIVVNALILFIVKEEHSLHXPMYYFLSLXSVNDLGVSFSTLPTVLATFCFHLRKISFGSCMAQMFFIHLFSFMESGVLLIMSFDCYVAICNPPRYAIMLTDTRVVRMGLPVIIRSFCMVFPLPFLLKRLPFCKANVLSHAYCLHPDLILLPCSDITLNNIFGLFIVISTFGLDSALILLSYVLILCSVLTIVSRQEWLNTLSMCVSHMCAVLIF, via the exons ATGAGACATAATCCCCACAACAGCTCAGAGTTGCCAACTTTCACCCTGACAGGGCTCCCAGGGctggagaccttccaacactggATGTTTTTGCTCTTTGGTACCCTCTACATTGTTCCCATTGTGGTCAATGCCCTTATCCTTTTCATTGTCAAGGAAGAGCATAGCTTGCATTAGCCTATGTACTACTTCCTGTCCC TCTCAGTTAATGATCTAGGTGTGTCTTTCTCCACACTGCCCACTGTGTTAGCCACATTTTGCTTTCACTTAAGGAAGATCAGCTTTGGTTCTTGCATGGCTCAAATGTTTTTTATCCACCTCTTCTCTTTCATGGAGTCTGGGGTCCTGCTGATTATGAGCTTTGACTGCTATGTGGCCATCTGTAACCCACCACGCTATGCCATCATGCTCACAGATACCCGTGTTGTACGCATGGGCTTGCCTGTCA TCATCCGCAGCTTCTGCATGGTTTTCCCACTGCCTTTCCTTCTAAAGAGGTTGCCCTTCTGCAAGGCCAATGTACTGTCCCATGCCTACTGTCTGCATCCAGATCTGATCCTCCTTCCCTGTAGTGACATTACCCTCAATAATATTTTTGGTCTCTTCATTGTCATTTCTACCTTTGGCCTGGACTCTGCACTCATTCTCCTCTCCTATGTGCTCATACTGTGCTCTGTACTCACCATTGTATCCCGGCAGGAATGGTTAAACACACTCAGCATGTGTGTGTCACACATGTGTGCTGTGCTCATCTtctaa